ATCTCTTTTTTCATTGGACACGCATAATCAAATATTTACACAATGAACCATTTGATCTAGCTTATAATGATAAATACTTAAGATGTTAATTAGTTATAAATTGTACACATTACCAAATTTCATGAGTCAATAACATTTGTGAATATAATTTTCTACACGTGTCTTATCACATAATATCCACACTCAAAGCTCTCCTGTTGACATGAGaactaaaagataaattcatagaatatcataaactttataattatatttcaatagtCTGAAATATTAACTACTTAAAGTTGGGGTAATGAATTGCAACTTCTTTCTAGAGGTGATATATGTTCCCTGCAACCTCAAGTAATTTTATACCGATTCTAACTCTAATAAATATTGGTAATCTTACAACATTTATAATTAGGTCATTCGCTTGTTATATTGAGTAgagtataaaaaattactataaaaGAGTGTTTTTGCAAGGGGGAAAAATGACGAAGAGCTTTTATAGGTTATTTACctaactaattatttatttgtgatTTCCTTGTCGAATTCAATCATTTAACGTGTGATAGCTGAGGGGATCTGAACTAGGAACGCGAACTGATTACCcgatagagaaagaaaaaaatctgAGTATGTATGCATGGCCTCCATTGCTTTTTCCCCTGAGCTGTCTCCATACGTGGACAAGCTTCCAAAAAATAATTCATCTAAGTTTGCTTTCAGGAACTGTCTCATTCTTGCAATATATTCCAAAACACAACACGATGCATATGCAGGAGAAGAGAAATGACGATAATTCGAGTATTTGCTAGCACCATGGCATTGGTCAATGTTGAATTCAATCAACTCATCATTTTCCTTACCCTCTTTCAGTAATTTCCAGCTTATTCCAGGTGTCCCGTATACACACCAACCATCAGCCACACAAAAGAAACCCCAACAACACAACGTTCTCACCCTTATTAGCCACACAATCACGAAAGCCAAAATCATTCACCACAATTATACATTCACATATTCATAGACAAAAAAATCAAGCAAGCATATACATATCTTCTCTGACGCAAATGATAAGCACTTCTACTCACATAGCTACACGTAtgaattttaatcataaattatttcGTCAGGTAACGTACCacttacaaaaataaggaccctaCGAAACCCTTCTCTTTAAGCagttcatgtttttttttgcCAAATCATCCCTAATGCATGATTGGTTGGTAGACCTTCATTTTAttcatcaaaaatttattaatataatttgcaTCACTAAAACATGACATTAATTtacaaaatctgaaatttcCATAAATTTccatttactttgattaattttttattaacatctGTATATATTTCACAAAATTAGTATGTTATTGAAAACAAAGTTTTGCACATTGTGGATGAGTTGAATAAACACGTAGATGGTCGTTGGCGTAAGGAATCAAAATTTTCCGTACAAATTAGAAAACATTCATGAACTTGACGATGAAAAAATGCTGTAACTGAgaaggaaatatatatattttttgacgTCTGATGTTTGTTCTTTAAAACAAAGTCCAATGGAACACATTTAACATAAGTACACACAATTTATGTTGTTTGTGGCTGTAACATCATTTTAAACGCACTTTTACTAAAAGCGCGGATAAAACCTTtttcaactttgtcaactttcAAAAGTGAAGGCTGTTGAATCCAGCTTAGACACACTGTAATCAATAATTGCTTCCAATTAATCTACTCTAATCCGTAAGCCAAAATCTGTATGTTATTAGCATTACTTATAAAACACGcacaaaaaatattacataatttaaataaaatatattttaaaattataatgatttaataatttgttgtatattattaaaaaatgaatttaacttTAAATCATTCTTATAAATACTCTTATGACgagataaatatattacatacgtgaaattaaatatttgtaggtAATTTAATAATGATCTTCAAAATGGAAACacaataaattttactaaaatgaattcagaaaacatattaaaaactGAGATCTAATTTATTCTCATAGAACCGATTTGTGATGTGAAGATGTTTTTGTTATCGGCTTGTGATGTGAAGATTACtaccatttttaaaaaatttactaaattaacttttttacttGTCGACatataaattcattaataactttttatcaTGGACAAACTCAACGAAAAAGACAAAGTATTAGCTTTCTAAATCAGTTTTAATCATATTGATGCCTTTGTGTATAGAGTTAGGTTACATTCCAATTAATCTGCTTTTATTGTCAAGCATTCAAAACCTTTCTGCTATATTCTTTTTATCATAGATAATGccaatattttactttaaaatgtaataaaaatttggcgatttttatgtattttgaaaagaatttggTCACTGTAAAGAAAACGCGTGGAAACACCAACTTACCTAGCGGTTTGCTTGTATCTAAAATATTTCGCAATCATACATTTCTAATTTGAATTGATTACTGAATTTCACAATTGATGCAATATGCTACGCTATAGCTCAATCGTTGGGGAAATAATATCTTTGCAGCTCAAAATTTTACAGttaatttattacatatataGTATTCGATTTTTAGGAGAATTAACACCTTATAAAGTTGATAATCATTATTAGAAGGtatacaaaaacaatttttttcagaccaattattttaactttttcttttattttctaattttaaaacctcctttttattcttatattatgaaaatcatACACTTAAAttcaaaccttttttttattgcatgcttttaataaaatgttattattctagattttgttttataatacaGAAAAATTCTACTttttaaaacattgaaatatTTCTTATGTTATGCTACACTCAATATTCAAAACCTTCCTTATCAGTAATTTAACACAACTATCATAATTATAGTTATTGTTTCTTATACACAAGAAAAATTCGTTTTATTCAATAAATGCATTACAGataaattttatacttgttaatatttaaattgctAAATCTTTACAATTTTCAGAATTTGAAAAAAGATACTGCAgtaatagtaaataaataataaaattttatcttcaaaacacataattgttattttttaaatagtttaatatattgAACTAAATCTTAATCACAATCCATAGTAGAtttagaaaataagaaatattttttataggtTTTAAAAGCAAATATAATGTTATTACGTTATATAAATAGAATTGATTATAAAGGTATATTATTgtctaacaatttttttcatgaaagaAAATGATGTGGTGTTGCTTATATAAATAACGGtgctttagaaaaaaaatgtttcaaatgagaaattaaatatattattttaagtattaaTATTTAGTCCATCGTATGTTTATAAATTTAGGTGAAACACGCACTTAATAACCTTACCATTGGAATAATGTTTTTACGTAGCGTGTTTAAActtatgtaatatttaaaacttacataatcaaaataaataattcatataatcaattatacatCATGAAATAAAGAACGAAAGCATGCTAGAAttagtaatttatttaatatttttaaatcatgtGACTATTTAGCATCTTAAGTATTAAGTATTATAATATGAATGAGGatagattttcaaaatattaaaaatgttaaccACCTTGTTAATTATGtcacatattttaataatcaccCACCACTCTGGAGTCCTATTATACCAACTAAAGTTAGCCGTCACTAATGgtcattaatttataaatcCCATATTCAGGGAGTTCTTATGCTCTCGTGTATCGTGAAGTGCATGttacaacataaaaaataatgtgtACAAGGTTTGTTAAACTAGAGTAATCATTTCAACAAATGTGTTAGATATACTAAATTCTTTTTGACAAGAAAACATGACTTTACTTCTTCGAATAAGTATCAggcattattaaaataaatatttttatattatcattcaaTTACAAcgatatatataatatcttttatttttgtaattagtGATTAATAATAGCAgacaaattaaaacatatatgtgTTTATAATATCAGAGATGacatagaaaaatataagataattatatacTTTCAGTATATTACATCTTTTCATATCTTAATACATACGAGACAATTATatctttaaagaaaataatttaaattatctttttagaattttatgtttatttcatatattaatatatagattTATAGAGAATAAAAgctattatttaatttgtgttaacaaataaattttaagtctaactcaatcttaAAGTAAAGTTTGtctccacttatatattataaattagttttatctctCGAGGTAAAATTTTTAACAACTTGAAATCTTACTATTTATGTATAGAAAAGGTAGTCCAAATATATGAAAGTTGGATTTTCTAACTTAAAATCACAATAGCTTCACAGTAATCCAAATATCttaatacttatattttatgACTTAAAGTTacaatagtttttgaaaaagaacaataaaatacacttattctaaattttatttttcgggTTAAACCGAAACCATTTCTAATTAGTTGTTAATTAGtataaaaccttaaaataatgtatatattaaaataataagctcaTGTAACTAACGACATGCAATATGATACGCTTTAATATCTTTCTTTTTGCATACTTTAAAACACATGCTTTATGTAATCTGCATCAGAAGCAGGTGCAAAAAAAGTAAGTTTCCTCTATATATTATGAAACTAGTAGATACATATAACTGTCATCAGGTGAGAGTGTGCCACTTGGTTAAACATCGATAGGACTTTGAATTCCACTGTTTCACGCGTGACAGTCAAAAGCTATGAGATAGAACGCAATAACACAATCGTTCATCAAGATATGTGTTAAATATATGAATCATAAACCATTCagccaaacaaataaataaaaattatgccAAACTCCTAAAGCAATAGTACAATGactataataacattttttacacGTGTCCTGTTTTCATCTCTAAATCGTGAAATTCTGTTGACCTAATGGGCTTCCTTTTGATAATAGTGCAGTTGATTCGGCTAGGCCAGTTTGGCGGCAATGTGTGTACATTGAAGTACCACCAAgatgtataaaattaaaagagacATTATTACCAATAAACAAAAACGACTTCTCCaatatactttaaataaaaatagatgataaattattagtataattCTATATGTATTTAGACATTTTAGGAATAACGTAAACAATTTTAAGTTATTGGGCAGACGATCCCGAAAAGAAAAATAGCAGACGTCAAATATCTTACTAtgctttttatcttttcaattttatacctattattaatattttttctgtctataattaattgagagaTTCTTGTTCTCTgtttattaacattattttatttagaaatgcACACAAAATTGTTTCAATGagaataatgaaaagaaaagttacattcttgaaaaaatttctaaagaagAATGTTTTGAGTGATGAAGGAAATGCAAAAATGGAGATGTGTCTCACTAGAAAGGGGAAGTGTGGTGTTTAAGGCTGGAAAAGAAAAGACTTCAACGAAGACATATTAGGTACGTAAGTGGTATTGAGCAAAGGGTTGGCCCATGTATTAAATAATGTAGAACGACACTGCACCAatacttaattataataatatattgagtTGGCAAAATCATCgtattttgttatttatcatTTACTACTTTAGTTATACAGATTCATCATTATCATTTCTCGTTTTAAGAACGATTTTGATGTCATATATATGAAGTGgtaatgatatataatattaattttctattggtcgaattttaaaaatattaaatagcctgttactaattttatttggaaaaaataaataaataacttctCTTAGgagtttgttgtttttaaaaacttatttatttaaaaataatgagttttgaaacataaaataataaccttaaaaaatataaaatatgcatttttttttctttcacaaaagcatcaaattttgtttttgcttctgTGTGGCTTTCAAAGCAATCATTCTTAGTTTCATACTGTCCATGCAAAGTTTACATGTCCATCCATCGGCAAGAGCCTGCCACAACCTTATATATAGTGCCTCATTCTCCTCAATACTCGTGGCAGTTGAGACACAGAAAttgagctatagctacttagtttcttcttttctcacctTCCAATCTTCTCTCCCTACAGACAAGGGACGAAAAACCAAAGACACAGATTCACGGCCATGTCTCACAGTCCTCTGACTTTTCTCTTTGGGGTACTAGGTATTTAACTACACAGAATTTTGACAATATTCATTCTCTTCTTATTCtgcacatacacacacacacacacatacctATGAAGGTTACAGAAGATGTTACATCCTTCGTTTGTTTCTTGTAAATGTTGCAGGTAATGTTACGTCCTTCGTTTGTTTCTTGGCACCACTGTAAGTCTAAATGCATATTCAATCTACTTTTGATTCATATTTGAGAGACGtatttaaactatataataatattctaatattttactgatcaagataaaaataaacacatgtTGCAGACCGACATTTTATAGAGTTTGTAAGAAGAAATCAACAGAAGGGTTCCAATCAATTCCATATGTGGCTGCACTCTTCAGTGCAATGCTTTGGATCTTCTATGCCTATGTCAAGACTGGAGAAACGCTTCTTATCACCATCAATTCATTCGGTTGTGTGATAGAGACAATTTACCTTGCCATATTTATCACTTACTGTCCCAAGAAAGTTAGGGTAAATATACAATTAATACATCTTAGACTAGGATTACATATTATGGCTTTTCCCTTTTTGTATTCCTCATTAGTTATAGATATGGTTTTAAACATTATCTGAAATTGTTTCTGAACTTTCAGATGTCGACATTGAGGAtgattgttttgtttaattttggaGGATTTTGCACGATTGTCCTCCTAACCCACTTACTAGCAAAAGGGGCTGGCCGTGTCAAGCTTCTAGGATGGATTTGTGTGGTCTTCGCTACTAGTGTTTTTGCAGCACCTTTAAGCATTATTGTGAGTCTATCACTTCAGCGTAgaaccttcttttttttttcatttaatctCTTCACGTCACCtgttattaaattaagaataaattatcTAAGAATAAACTGTAAGACGCGcacttttgttttattacaaACTGTGTAGAAATTTGATTATGTTTACAGGAATAATTACTTCAAATATCATAAACCTATGATTTGACTTCTACCCACATGCATAacagtgaaaatattaaattaattagtctcatggttgatatattttaatatatttttttgtacaTATCTAGACTAATCACTAATGCATGGttcattcattttgttttacattttcaGAGGGTGGTTATTCGGACCAAAAGCGTAGAGTTCCTTCCCTTCCCTCTTTCAATGCTCCTTCTGCTAAGCGCAATCATGTGGCTGTTATATGGTATTTCGTTGAAGGATATCTATGTGACGGTAAGTGTGTTCACGTTCATGTTCATGCACGAGCTAGCCATTGTGTGTTTGCTATTTTGTCTTTTAGGATAATGCATATGCACACATATGACACTGTCTTCTGGTTTTTTCTTGGAACAGTTGCCGAACGTTGTGGGGTTAACATTTGGAGTCTTTCAGATCGTGCTCTACGCAATGTACAGAAACAACAAGACCGTAAAGGACGAGAAGCTACCAGAACACAAAGGAGATATCGACAACAATGAAAACGCTGCTCCAACTGTGTCAGGTGAGACCCAAGAACAAGTGAACACTGACGCTGGAGATATAGAGATTggggagaagaaggaagaaaagaaggaagagaagaaggaagacaCAGTAGCTGAGGAGAAGCGTGACAAAACATGTCTcagcaacaacaataataacaacGAAAACAACAAGAAAACAGAGGAGAAGGAGAGTAGCGAAGTTTGATGGAAGATCAGTGTTGTTGCCTTAATCTCATCTCTCTGTTTTACGTGTAAACTtagaaaatggtaaaaaaagGGGCGGAGACGGTGTAGATATCGACGCCTATTTCTTTCTCCCTACAgttatatttaacttatttggTTCACTATTTATGTAATTTCTGTTGTCTTTACTCAAGCGAATTAATTGTGCCCCCAAATATAGGGAACTTCATAGAGTTCATGTTACTATTATATAGTCCATAGTTGTAAAAGCTTTTCCAAAAACCTTTTATACTCGGGGGCTGATTCAGTGTGCATGAAGACTATCCGATCATGTAATGAGTAAGTTTTATGTGTTGcagttaatttttgttttggtaagCAGAATTTtgtgcaaaaaataaaatgtatagcaATCATATAAAACAGTTTTGTactgttatttaattataaattattatatgataaatttactaattattataaCGAAATGGTAAACAAATTTCTCAATAGTTTCTAATTGATTAACCAGATAAAAGCTTTGGTGTCTTAAATTACGATAAAGATGTGGGGACAGAATTTTAGCAAACTCGAAAGAGACGGAAACCACTCGAACGACCCATCGAGAAAATGTGGAATCAAAGCAAAATTATTGTGTTTTGCTTTCTTCTAACTTAGACCTTTGTGTTCCCAGAGTCATTCGTTAATTATGTTGTTCACCagaaataaacaataatagAAGTTACTTGATACAAGATTTTGTTCCAAGCACGATATGGTTATTTTACCTTTAAATTTCCATGAAAGTGGGCATATTTAGTTGATAAAGATCTCCGTTTAAGGATGTGTAGTTTTCCAAGATAGTAACCAGATAACGGCAAGGATTTGATACGAATATCTAGAGTCATGAGTTATGGTGTGGGAATGTCAGAATTTGCCATGGTTTTCGCCTATttgttttattacaaaaaaaaattctttgaaaaactattatatatatatatatatatatatatatatatatatatatatatatatatttattcgaAAAGTATGAGTGAGGATTTAGTTATTCGAAGAGTAACTAATTACTATCAATTTTAATTgtctaaattaatttatattttttaaaaatatttaaggaaggagactttttattttattttattttagtgtatACTCGGATAcatgataaatgattttgaaaatattataatttaaaaaatataattaaatataaatagaaacataaatatataaaaaaatgataaaatgttatatattatttaaagaagtTTTGATTCTATGTTAATAATTTCTagtgattattattttagtaactattatatgttgatgatgGTGACCAAGAGATAAGTAATCATAATTATCcatgtattatttatatattatttgtactGTATACAGTCACATTAGTATTGGTTTCATCTTAGGACAATATAGTGCATAACACATTATAAGTACTTGTATCCAAACATACCCATTGACTACCATTAAGCAGTTTGGTCAAATATATGTCCGTTTACCAAAACTAATGGTGTACTGCCTATTCtgaaatttagtaaaatatgGTTAAACATTTACTCAGTCAAGCCAAATGAGCCACTGGGCTCAAGCCCAGGCCTATCCAAGTAAGGGTTCGTGAGTATTAAATTATACTATAAATATCACAATGATCGAGGTAACTTATTTATCCTTGTATTAATTACACTTTGAGTTTTTACTAATGTTTAAGGATGACTTGAGCATCAAAGTATCTTCTGTAGACACAAACCTCATTCACCATACAAAGGATGAGTATCAAGAAAGAGAAGGACAAGTACTTTGGAGACTAAATGTTGAAGAAGTTCGTAGAGTTAGTCTTTACAAGCTACCTCTTCGACTTTATAAGAATAATTGATACCCATCATGGAACCGAGTAGTATTTTGTAAAGAGAAGTTCAGTTAATGAGGAAAGCAAAAATTATGGTGCCACAAAAAGCAGAGTGGTCAGGGAGAGAAGTAGGACCCTACTCGATTGATATAACTGCGATCCCGAAAGCTCAAGTGGAAATGCAGTAGAAGTTTGCatattttaagaagaaaggTGTAGAAGGGGTGGTCCTGGTGCCACTAAAGGCTTTAGCCTTGAGAAAACATCTTATGTAACGCCCTAAAATTTAGGGTGTCACAAGTGGTTacaaaaaccaataaaatttcaaacttttatcATAGTGCGAACACGTACTTTTCAAGAACCTCAATAATTAAACTgcataattatttcaaaacGTAATAGTTCCAAAATCCTTATCCAATTACACTAttcaaaaataatgaaaataacgaaggaaataAAGAAGTCCAATTACATTGTCTCAAAGTTCAACATAAtaactttaaaagaaaatccCAATTAGTTTGTTTCTCGTCATCTCTCGAATCTATCATCTCTCACCAACATCTACAACATcatctgctcacgtataacacattatacgatcattgccgATAAATTCATATACaaacacacaacacaaacatgtatggggTAAACTACcattaaaacaatcataataaaaagatataaacacattgattatatcaaccataaacaaTCACCCCATACATAGTAGTAATGACAATAAGATTCTTAATCCTCTATTATcaacaattcaatcataatgAATTACTCAATCCCTGATCCCACTAGtaaaatatttgcttttaaactcgcacaatatgCCTCATTTTACACCAAACTGCTGCCTAAAACAACGCGGTGGCATATCAGTAATTAAGGCcaccttataggcctcggttgcaTTCAGAACCGAAGCATAACAGAGCTACCACCTCGGCTGCATGCAGAACAGGTACCTTAAAACCCCCTACCCGCCATACTTTTAGGCTGACAACTTTATGAAAAGGTAATACTACCTCGGTTTCATGAAGAACCAAGGCATAAAGCCTCTACCACACTTGCAACACTGAATCCGCCAGACTTTTGGGTAGACAAAAGGTGATACTACCTTGGTTTCGCATAGAACTGAGGCATAAAGCCTTTGCCACCTCTACTTTGTATGACCTTTTGAAGACTTTTTTAAGCTTCTATTCATTTTGTCCAAGAGCTACGACCTCAATTTCTTTAGGCCTGGTGTCAAAAGCATGTTCGGCTTCGGTTGTGTTtctaaccgaggcatataatgtGCTATTGCTTCGGGTGTTTTAGACAATCGAGGTAGTATCGTTTATTAAGTTCAAAAAATTTAAGCTCATTTCCTTTCTTTTCGTGTTGctgcttctgcttcttcttctttctttctcttcgtATGATATAACGTTCTTCTTCGTTGCTTCTTCGTTGGTTCTTCGCGCTGCTGGTTTATCTTTGCCGCCACCACTGTTGTTCTCCCCAAGGGCTGCCTCCACCATCGTCGCCGCCGCGAGCCGCCTCCGTCGTCGCTGCTTCGCTGATTTGTTCACTTTTTGGTGATGTCGTCGTCATTCTCACCCCGTTCTCACCTTCGTAGTCGTTTCTGTCGTCGCCCCCACTGTCATTGTCGTTGGTGTTGCCATCACGGTAAGTTTTTTAAACCATCTTTATCTTATCTTTGATATTTGAGTTGGTATATTGGTTGAAACCCTCTGCTCTCTACGTTTTGcttcatgttttattttgtgtgtgATTGTAAAGTCTTGAGTTCATGTTTCTAAACTCAAGCAGGTGACAGTGGCGTGTCTCTGCTCTCTGcgttttgagttttatttaaattcttaagtGATATAAAggttaaaaactaaattttgatataatgataaaataaaaatttagaaattaaattggGTACTAGAAGGAGGGTTGTCAACGTGGCGAGAGTAGAAAGGTGGAGAGGGGCGGTGCATGGTTGTAGCTCCCGTTAAAACAGGTGTTGAAAGGAAGAGGATTGCAAAATGAAAAGCAATGACTAGACCAGAGATCAACGACAACTATTCAAGCAATGACTAAACTTCTTTATGTTCTTAgcttgataaataatttttattaactataaaCAAGTTGACGTAGtccaatgaaatatataatccAAAAGCATGTTCTTATTGCACAATTTTACAAGGGAAATTAATCCACTAAGAGTAGTAGAATCATATACATATTACAATCATTATATGTAAACAATAAGGACCATCCTAGAAAGAGATGTATACTTGAATGCTTAATGATCAATTTGCATAGCACTGCTTTCTCACCTAACATCTTAGATTTAGAAAGTTTGGTAACCTTGTGAAATTTAtccaatatataaatttaaaaattgataatcATTCATGTTGTCTTTTaccaaatttaaaacattataagtGAACTTAGATCTTACTTTCTTTACTAATGTAAGACCTGTTACTTTAGATTTAAATCCTACGAAAAatactaaaacataaaaaatacaaagatagGGATAATACTAAGAGTTCTTTTTATAGATCCTACTATCGATTTAGGAGTAATATATACAACACCCATGGTAGACTCAATGATTCAAAACATATTCCttagaatttttcaaaaaaacaccagttaaaaaatttactaaactagtcatcttttctttcacatatttatccttgtcaaaaataaaaaataaaaatatcaaatatatgaCTATATTACAAAAACACAATagattgatatatttatttatgttttattggGACAATTTATGTAAAGGAAATTTGTTGGATTAGatattgtttgtttgaatatattgcatgttgtatatgtaattatttgtttgcttgaatatatattgttgttaacaattagccttagtttcccgtttgagattcaatacaaaaattatttactatctccagattttttgaacaaacatactttttacaaatgaaaatagaggagatggtaataataatttacaagtattgaatcttgaattgtccaattggacagtttaagaagagtaaaaactttttcatagtttattacaacatatcaattttaatatacatgtcttaaattttatgaaaatttgtcgttgtgttttgtattgatcttcgggtgcatatttgattgtgatttataatcactttcatgtcgtgtaacctgaagaccaatgcgaaatgctgacaaaatttcgtgaaatttaagatatgttgtttaaaattgatatgtttaataaactaaaaaaagtgaatcttcttgaatgggatagggtgacacct
This Vigna angularis cultivar LongXiaoDou No.4 chromosome 4, ASM1680809v1, whole genome shotgun sequence DNA region includes the following protein-coding sequences:
- the LOC108330609 gene encoding bidirectional sugar transporter SWEET12-like; protein product: MSHSPLTFLFGVLGNVTSFVCFLAPLPTFYRVCKKKSTEGFQSIPYVAALFSAMLWIFYAYVKTGETLLITINSFGCVIETIYLAIFITYCPKKVRMSTLRMIVLFNFGGFCTIVLLTHLLAKGAGRVKLLGWICVVFATSVFAAPLSIIRVVIRTKSVEFLPFPLSMLLLLSAIMWLLYGISLKDIYVTLPNVVGLTFGVFQIVLYAMYRNNKTVKDEKLPEHKGDIDNNENAAPTVSGETQEQVNTDAGDIEIGEKKEEKKEEKKEDTVAEEKRDKTCLSNNNNNNENNKKTEEKESSEV